The nucleotide sequence GGTAGAGCGCCGCCATGCGCACCGAGACGCCGTTGGCGACCTGCTCGAGCACGGTCGAGCGTGGCGAGTCAGCGGCTTCTGCGGAGATCTCCAGACCCCGGTTCATGGGTCCGGGGTGCATGACAATGCTATCGGCTCCGAGTGCCTGAAGTCGGCGGGCATCCAGGCCCCAGCGGCGCGAATACTCCCGTTCAGTCGGGAAATACGCCGCGTTCATGCGCTCCAGCTGAATGCGCAGCATCATGAGCGCGTCGGGGCCCTCCGTGATCGCCTCGTCGAGGTCGTACCGCACCTTGACCGGCCAGTTCGTCATGTCCTGGGGTACGAGCGTGGGCGGCGACACCAGGGTGACGCTCGCGCCGAGGGTGTTCAGCAGCCACACGTTCGAGCGTGCGACGCGCGAGTGGAGCACGTCCCCCACGATGGTGACCTTCACCCCGGCGAGATCGCGGCCGCGGCTCTCGCCACCGAACCGGCGCTTGCGGATGGTGAACGCGTCGAGCAGGGCCTGCGTCGGGTGCTCGTGCGTGCCGTCGCCGGCGTTCACGACCCCCGCGCTGATCCACCCGCTGG is from Microbacterium sp. LWH3-1.2 and encodes:
- a CDS encoding aspartate carbamoyltransferase catalytic subunit codes for the protein MRHLLDTQTLAREDALRILDVAEDMAATQQREVKKLPTLRGKTVVNLFFEDSTRTRISFEAAAKRLSADVINFSAKGSSVSKGESLQDTAQTLQAMGADAVVIRHGASGAPRTLATSGWISAGVVNAGDGTHEHPTQALLDAFTIRKRRFGGESRGRDLAGVKVTIVGDVLHSRVARSNVWLLNTLGASVTLVSPPTLVPQDMTNWPVKVRYDLDEAITEGPDALMMLRIQLERMNAAYFPTEREYSRRWGLDARRLQALGADSIVMHPGPMNRGLEISAEAADSPRSTVLEQVANGVSVRMAALYLLLAGAERTPAETTSTAHAPAPDGTAKENTR